A genomic window from Carassius auratus strain Wakin chromosome 45, ASM336829v1, whole genome shotgun sequence includes:
- the LOC113063233 gene encoding tumor necrosis factor alpha-induced protein 2-like isoform X2, with product MAFSRESKEVDLDTIEGTVESTGDSEVRCQKQKFIIKISEKIKILDFKKRQKNSKSPGTPSVELDFKENLEQNRLAEAQQQLVKAEECLFGSKEVGRTEDEEDKLHIDYEIFILHLRLAIYDSFSEDSKETLKSALTSILKEEAQDRRWMEVSEDQRPKWRPTGCRQIHDTLLQTTVEERMKNADEEENNTDILSTSLKREVFRMGKIVQKDLLRVVRNLRECYPPDFDICRTYAQLYHQTFSTRLQELARSKISSEDCLYILSWIVEYYPKDVLKHKELEEHINSSSLGPLLPEEDLKRLEEQYFSYKENEIRNWLSNALEKEAEKWSDGIEPELMDGYYFSNLAIDVLPLVDGAVKDVNTLLSCESKARSFLNQLDSFLQSYKTSLEELVKRKQENIPKTLFATLVNIYQFRDYVQKPEHPFTEDTRKACLSTLADLKNICHRYFLSHIHTELKPLYRKLWTPVWFAGHCEVVEELVKALESNIDNFKELKSVCREELMAELHLEVMVEYVRRMMKRKLKLKDKEQQEAAAEFICHDSNQICSVFARVGCREEWFCQILPKLSEILRLQDPGSLQLEIVTLARDYPDMSEQHIIALLNLKTNLSSSDLRRIKKCLSENRGTLDTLESSTSIFFSKVLIKWKII from the exons ATGGCCTTTAGCAGAGAGAGCAAAG AAGTGGACCTTGACACCATTGAAGGCACAGTAGAGTCTACTGGTGATTCTGAAGTGAGATGTCAGAAACAAAAATTCATAatcaaaatatcagaaaaaattaaaattcttgaCTTCAAGAAACGGCAGAAGAATTCAAAATCCCCTGGAACTCCATCAG TGGAATTGGATTTCAAAGAGAACCTTGAGCAGAACCGTTTGGCTGAAGCACAGCAACAGCTGGTGAAAGCTGAGGAATGTCTCTTTGGTTCAAAAGAAGTGGGCAGGACAGAAGATGAGGAAGACAAGCTTCATATTGACTATGAGATCTTTATTTTGCACCTGAGATTGGCCATCTATGACTCCTTCAGTGAGGACAGCAAGGAGACGCTCAAGAGTGCTTTGACTTCAATACTTAAAGAGGAGGCACAGGACAGACGCTGGATGGAAGTTTCCGAGGATCAACGCCCAAAATGGAGGCCCACGGGGTGCAGACAGATCCATGACACATTACTCCAGACTACCGTGGAGGAACGAATGAAGAATGCAGATGAAGAGGAGAATAATACAGATATACTGTCTACCTCCTTGAAGAGAGAGGTGTTCCGAATGGGCAAAATAGTGCAGAAAGATCTGCTCAGAGTGGTCCGAAATCTGAGAGAGTGTTACCCACCGGACTTTGACATCTGCAGAACATATGCTCAGCTCTACCATCAAACCTTTTCCACCAGACTTCAAGAGCTTGCCAGATCCAAAATCAGTTCTGAGGACTGCCTCTATATATTAAGTTGGATTGTGGAGTACTACCCAAA agACGTATTGAAGCATAAAGAACTAGAGGAGCACATCAACAGTTCATCACTTGGACCTCTGTTACCCGAAGAAGACCTTAAGAGATTAGAGGAACAGTACTTTTCCTACAAAGAG AACGAGATCAGAAACTGGTTATCCAATGCTTTAGAGAAAGAAGCGGAAAAATGGAGTGATGGCATCGAACCAGAGCTGATGGACGGATACTACTTCAGTAACCTTGCTATTGATGTTTTACCA cttgttGATGGGGCTGTAAAAGATGTCAACACACTTTTGAGTTGTGAAAGTAAAGCCCGGAGTTTTCTAAACCAGCTGGACAGCTTTCTTCAGAG ctaTAAAACAAGTCTGGAGGAGTTGgtcaaaagaaaacaagaaaacattCCTAAAACTCTCTTTGCTACTCTGGTTAATATTTACCAGTTTAG GGATTATGTACAAAAACCAGAACATCCTTTCACAGAGGACACTAGAAAAGCTTGCCTTTCCACATTAGCAGATCTCAAAAACATTTGTCACAGATACTTCCTCAGTCATATTCACACAGAACTGAAG CCGCTGTACCGTAAACTGTGGACTCCAGTTTGGTTCGCTGGACATTGTGAGGTTGTGGAGGAGCTGGTGAAGGCGCTTGAGAGTAACATAGACAATTTCAAAGAGCTAAAGTCTGTCTGCAGAGAG GAGCTAATGGCTGAGCTGCATCTAGAAGTAATGGTTGAATATGTGAGGCGAATGATGAAGAGAAAATTGAAACTGAAAGACAAAGAGCAGCAAGAAGCAGCTGCTGAGTTCATCTGCCACGACAGCAATCAAATCTGCTCTGTGTTTGCCAGAGTG GGATGCAGAGAGGAATGGTTCTGTCAAATTCTGCCCAAATTATCAGAGATTCTGAGACTGCAGGATCCTGGGAGTTTACAACTTGAGATTGTTACTCTGGCAAGAGACTATCCTGACATGAG TGAGCAGCATATTATTGCTCTCCTAAACCTAAAGACCAACCTTTCAAGCTCAGATCTGCGCAGGATCAAAAAGTGTCTGAGTGAAAACAGAGGCACACTGGACACTCTGGAGTCCTCTACTTCCATCTTCTTCTCTAAAGTACTAATCAAATGGAAAATCATCTAA
- the LOC113063233 gene encoding tumor necrosis factor alpha-induced protein 2-like isoform X1, which produces MAFSRESKENLDEYKKSEEICEEIIGIEGIVDEEAKEQCQKQKHKMKIPKNLKIKNIIKHKKNPKSEAALSSEELLEVDLDTIEGTVESTGDSEVRCQKQKFIIKISEKIKILDFKKRQKNSKSPGTPSVELDFKENLEQNRLAEAQQQLVKAEECLFGSKEVGRTEDEEDKLHIDYEIFILHLRLAIYDSFSEDSKETLKSALTSILKEEAQDRRWMEVSEDQRPKWRPTGCRQIHDTLLQTTVEERMKNADEEENNTDILSTSLKREVFRMGKIVQKDLLRVVRNLRECYPPDFDICRTYAQLYHQTFSTRLQELARSKISSEDCLYILSWIVEYYPKDVLKHKELEEHINSSSLGPLLPEEDLKRLEEQYFSYKENEIRNWLSNALEKEAEKWSDGIEPELMDGYYFSNLAIDVLPLVDGAVKDVNTLLSCESKARSFLNQLDSFLQSYKTSLEELVKRKQENIPKTLFATLVNIYQFRDYVQKPEHPFTEDTRKACLSTLADLKNICHRYFLSHIHTELKPLYRKLWTPVWFAGHCEVVEELVKALESNIDNFKELKSVCREELMAELHLEVMVEYVRRMMKRKLKLKDKEQQEAAAEFICHDSNQICSVFARVGCREEWFCQILPKLSEILRLQDPGSLQLEIVTLARDYPDMSEQHIIALLNLKTNLSSSDLRRIKKCLSENRGTLDTLESSTSIFFSKVLIKWKII; this is translated from the exons ATGGCCTTTAGCAGAGAGAGCAAAG aaAACCTTGACGAATACAAGAAGTCAGAAGAAATCTGCGAAGAAATAATTGGCATTGAAGGCATAGTTGATGAAGAGGCCAAAGAACAATGTCagaaacaaaagcacaaaatgaaaataccaaaaaatttgaaaatcaaaaatattataaaacacaaaaagaatCCAAAATCTGAAGCTGCTCTCAGCTCCGAGGAACTGTTAG AAGTGGACCTTGACACCATTGAAGGCACAGTAGAGTCTACTGGTGATTCTGAAGTGAGATGTCAGAAACAAAAATTCATAatcaaaatatcagaaaaaattaaaattcttgaCTTCAAGAAACGGCAGAAGAATTCAAAATCCCCTGGAACTCCATCAG TGGAATTGGATTTCAAAGAGAACCTTGAGCAGAACCGTTTGGCTGAAGCACAGCAACAGCTGGTGAAAGCTGAGGAATGTCTCTTTGGTTCAAAAGAAGTGGGCAGGACAGAAGATGAGGAAGACAAGCTTCATATTGACTATGAGATCTTTATTTTGCACCTGAGATTGGCCATCTATGACTCCTTCAGTGAGGACAGCAAGGAGACGCTCAAGAGTGCTTTGACTTCAATACTTAAAGAGGAGGCACAGGACAGACGCTGGATGGAAGTTTCCGAGGATCAACGCCCAAAATGGAGGCCCACGGGGTGCAGACAGATCCATGACACATTACTCCAGACTACCGTGGAGGAACGAATGAAGAATGCAGATGAAGAGGAGAATAATACAGATATACTGTCTACCTCCTTGAAGAGAGAGGTGTTCCGAATGGGCAAAATAGTGCAGAAAGATCTGCTCAGAGTGGTCCGAAATCTGAGAGAGTGTTACCCACCGGACTTTGACATCTGCAGAACATATGCTCAGCTCTACCATCAAACCTTTTCCACCAGACTTCAAGAGCTTGCCAGATCCAAAATCAGTTCTGAGGACTGCCTCTATATATTAAGTTGGATTGTGGAGTACTACCCAAA agACGTATTGAAGCATAAAGAACTAGAGGAGCACATCAACAGTTCATCACTTGGACCTCTGTTACCCGAAGAAGACCTTAAGAGATTAGAGGAACAGTACTTTTCCTACAAAGAG AACGAGATCAGAAACTGGTTATCCAATGCTTTAGAGAAAGAAGCGGAAAAATGGAGTGATGGCATCGAACCAGAGCTGATGGACGGATACTACTTCAGTAACCTTGCTATTGATGTTTTACCA cttgttGATGGGGCTGTAAAAGATGTCAACACACTTTTGAGTTGTGAAAGTAAAGCCCGGAGTTTTCTAAACCAGCTGGACAGCTTTCTTCAGAG ctaTAAAACAAGTCTGGAGGAGTTGgtcaaaagaaaacaagaaaacattCCTAAAACTCTCTTTGCTACTCTGGTTAATATTTACCAGTTTAG GGATTATGTACAAAAACCAGAACATCCTTTCACAGAGGACACTAGAAAAGCTTGCCTTTCCACATTAGCAGATCTCAAAAACATTTGTCACAGATACTTCCTCAGTCATATTCACACAGAACTGAAG CCGCTGTACCGTAAACTGTGGACTCCAGTTTGGTTCGCTGGACATTGTGAGGTTGTGGAGGAGCTGGTGAAGGCGCTTGAGAGTAACATAGACAATTTCAAAGAGCTAAAGTCTGTCTGCAGAGAG GAGCTAATGGCTGAGCTGCATCTAGAAGTAATGGTTGAATATGTGAGGCGAATGATGAAGAGAAAATTGAAACTGAAAGACAAAGAGCAGCAAGAAGCAGCTGCTGAGTTCATCTGCCACGACAGCAATCAAATCTGCTCTGTGTTTGCCAGAGTG GGATGCAGAGAGGAATGGTTCTGTCAAATTCTGCCCAAATTATCAGAGATTCTGAGACTGCAGGATCCTGGGAGTTTACAACTTGAGATTGTTACTCTGGCAAGAGACTATCCTGACATGAG TGAGCAGCATATTATTGCTCTCCTAAACCTAAAGACCAACCTTTCAAGCTCAGATCTGCGCAGGATCAAAAAGTGTCTGAGTGAAAACAGAGGCACACTGGACACTCTGGAGTCCTCTACTTCCATCTTCTTCTCTAAAGTACTAATCAAATGGAAAATCATCTAA